The following proteins are co-located in the Microbacterium sp. SORGH_AS_0888 genome:
- a CDS encoding response regulator transcription factor, which yields MTLILIAEDEPRISAFVKRGLESAGFATEVVADGVEALERAESGAIDLLLLDVGLPSMDGFEVLRHLRGQGSTLPVIMLTARSSTRDTVDGLNAGASDYVAKPFKFDELLARVRSRLRDTAPTGPVTVVHSDVRLDVLARRATVAGREVDLSAREFALAEQFLRHPGQVLSREQLLSSVWGIGFDPGSNVVDVYVRYLRAKFGHDRITTVRGAGYRWE from the coding sequence ATGACACTCATCCTCATCGCCGAGGACGAACCCCGCATCTCGGCGTTCGTGAAGCGCGGGCTCGAGTCGGCGGGGTTCGCCACCGAGGTCGTCGCGGACGGCGTCGAAGCGCTCGAGCGCGCCGAGTCCGGCGCGATCGATCTGCTGCTGCTGGATGTCGGGCTGCCGAGCATGGACGGGTTCGAGGTGCTCCGTCACCTCCGCGGTCAGGGCTCGACGCTCCCGGTCATCATGCTGACCGCACGAAGCAGCACGCGCGACACGGTGGACGGACTGAACGCCGGTGCCAGCGACTACGTCGCCAAGCCGTTCAAGTTCGACGAGCTGCTGGCGCGCGTGCGCTCGCGGCTCCGCGACACGGCGCCGACGGGTCCCGTCACCGTCGTCCACAGCGATGTCCGTCTCGATGTGCTCGCGCGCCGTGCGACGGTCGCGGGACGCGAGGTCGACCTCTCCGCGAGGGAGTTCGCACTGGCCGAACAGTTCCTCCGCCATCCCGGACAGGTCCTCAGCCGCGAGCAGCTGCTCTCGAGCGTCTGGGGCATCGGCTTCGATCCCGGCTCCAACGTGGTCGACGTCTACGTGCGCTATCTGCGTGCGAAGTTCGGCCACGACCGCATCACGACGGTGCGCGGCGCCGGCTACAGGTGGGAATAG
- a CDS encoding cell wall metabolism sensor histidine kinase WalK has translation MTRIVSGFLPLQNEAVAGIVDGRPVAYPSAGSDFTAIFDPALVTAAVNAAQGAHEPVLGTVDTRAGVVRFVAQPLGVPGDPAQGIYLRAVGMDEELAPLYASILTFALSGLVVLTVLGVAGWFVTGRLLSPLQRLREAADAVTFDDLGARVPETGDDEFADLSRTMNSMLERLELSVDSQRQLLDDIRHELKTPITIVRGHLEMMDVADPVDVAGTRDIGIAELDRLTRLVEDIDLLSSAQDDQFSMRPIDLSVLTEHVGELVAAIPGHPFTVTRRGRGVLVGDSDRLTQAWLQLAENAAKYTPPGSPVEIGSECDGDEARLWVQDHGPGIPPAARRRIFHRFDRADTHRSVGGSGLGLAIVDAIAKAHAGVCTVTDTPGGGATFTIRIPIGRHPDTLVPTPVRAGDVVLQREATT, from the coding sequence GTGACGCGCATCGTCTCCGGCTTCCTGCCGCTGCAGAACGAGGCGGTGGCGGGGATCGTGGACGGACGACCCGTCGCCTATCCGTCCGCCGGGAGCGACTTCACCGCCATCTTCGACCCCGCGCTCGTCACGGCCGCGGTGAACGCCGCGCAGGGCGCGCACGAGCCCGTGCTCGGCACGGTGGACACGCGGGCCGGCGTCGTGAGGTTCGTCGCCCAGCCGCTCGGCGTTCCCGGCGACCCTGCGCAGGGGATCTACCTGCGCGCCGTGGGAATGGACGAGGAGCTCGCACCACTGTACGCCTCGATCCTCACCTTCGCCCTCAGCGGACTCGTCGTGCTGACCGTCCTCGGCGTCGCCGGCTGGTTCGTCACAGGCCGGCTGCTCTCCCCGCTGCAGCGGCTGCGGGAGGCGGCGGACGCGGTCACGTTCGACGACCTGGGCGCACGTGTCCCGGAGACCGGCGACGACGAGTTCGCAGACCTCTCCCGCACCATGAACTCCATGCTCGAGCGGCTCGAGCTCTCGGTGGACAGTCAGCGGCAGCTGCTCGACGACATCCGTCACGAGCTGAAGACCCCGATCACGATCGTGCGCGGGCACCTGGAGATGATGGACGTCGCGGACCCGGTGGATGTCGCGGGCACGCGCGATATCGGCATCGCCGAGCTCGACCGTCTCACCCGGCTCGTCGAGGACATCGATCTGCTCTCCTCCGCCCAGGACGACCAGTTCTCGATGCGACCGATCGACCTGAGCGTGCTCACCGAGCACGTCGGCGAGCTGGTCGCAGCGATCCCGGGCCATCCCTTCACCGTCACACGCCGCGGACGCGGTGTGCTCGTCGGCGACTCCGACCGGCTCACGCAGGCGTGGCTGCAGCTGGCCGAGAACGCCGCGAAGTACACCCCTCCCGGATCCCCCGTCGAGATCGGCAGCGAATGCGACGGCGACGAGGCCCGGCTGTGGGTCCAGGACCACGGTCCCGGAATCCCGCCGGCCGCCCGGCGCCGGATCTTCCACCGTTTCGACCGCGCGGACACGCACCGGAGCGTCGGCGGCTCCGGGCTCGGGCTGGCGATCGTCGACGCGATCGCGAAGGCGCATGCCGGAGTGTGCACCGTCACCGACACCCCGGGCGGCGGCGCGACGTTCACGATCCGCATTCCGATCGGACGTCACCCCGATACGCTCGTCCCCACCCCGGTTCGCGCCGGGGACGTCGTGCTCCAACGAGAGGCCACCACATGA
- a CDS encoding aspartate ammonia-lyase, translating into MAEIEYRIEHDTMGEVRVPAAALYGAQTQRAVENFPISGKGLESTQIAALARIKKAAALANKELGVLDASVADAIAQAADEVVTGVHDGDFPVDTYQTGSGTSSNMNMNEVLATLATRILGAAVHPNDHVNASQSSNDVFPTSVHIAVTQALIDDLIPALDHLAVSLEAKAELWKDAVKSGRTHLMDATPVTLGQEFGGYARQVRLGIERVQAVIPHVAEVPLGGTAVGTGINTPLGFPQKVIALLAAETELPITEAKDHFEAQANRDGLVEASGALRTIAVSLTKINNDLRWMGSGPNTGLGELHIPDLQPGSSIMPGKVNPVVPEATLMVCARVIGNDATVAWAGASGSFELNVAIPVMGTALLESIRLLANAVRVLADKTIDGLEANTERAAAYAGMSPSIVTPLNKVIGYEAAAKIAKHAVAKGITVREAVIDLGYVERGEITLEQLDSKLDLLSMTHAG; encoded by the coding sequence GTGGCTGAGATCGAGTACCGCATAGAGCACGACACGATGGGCGAGGTGCGCGTTCCCGCCGCCGCCCTATACGGCGCGCAGACGCAGCGCGCCGTAGAGAACTTCCCGATCTCGGGCAAGGGCCTGGAGTCGACGCAGATCGCGGCGCTGGCGCGGATCAAGAAGGCCGCGGCGCTGGCCAACAAGGAGCTCGGCGTCCTCGACGCGTCCGTGGCCGACGCGATCGCGCAGGCCGCGGACGAGGTCGTCACCGGGGTCCACGACGGCGACTTCCCCGTCGACACGTACCAGACCGGCTCGGGCACCTCCTCCAACATGAACATGAACGAGGTGCTCGCCACGCTCGCGACGCGCATCCTCGGCGCGGCGGTGCACCCCAACGATCACGTCAACGCATCGCAGTCGTCCAACGACGTGTTCCCGACCTCCGTGCACATCGCCGTCACGCAGGCCCTCATCGACGACCTGATCCCCGCGCTCGACCATCTCGCCGTTTCGCTGGAGGCCAAGGCAGAGCTCTGGAAGGACGCCGTCAAGTCCGGGCGCACACACCTCATGGATGCGACGCCCGTCACCCTGGGGCAGGAGTTCGGCGGCTACGCCCGGCAGGTGCGTCTGGGCATCGAGCGGGTGCAGGCCGTGATCCCGCACGTCGCGGAGGTCCCGCTGGGCGGCACGGCCGTCGGCACGGGCATCAACACGCCGCTGGGCTTCCCGCAGAAGGTGATCGCACTGCTCGCGGCCGAGACCGAGCTGCCGATCACCGAGGCCAAGGACCACTTCGAGGCGCAGGCGAACCGGGACGGGCTCGTGGAGGCCTCCGGAGCGCTGCGGACCATCGCGGTCTCGCTCACGAAGATCAACAACGACCTGCGCTGGATGGGCTCGGGGCCGAACACCGGACTCGGCGAGCTGCACATCCCCGACCTGCAGCCGGGGTCGTCGATCATGCCCGGCAAGGTCAACCCCGTCGTCCCGGAGGCGACCCTCATGGTCTGTGCGCGCGTGATCGGCAACGATGCGACCGTGGCGTGGGCGGGGGCGTCCGGCTCGTTCGAGCTCAACGTCGCCATCCCGGTCATGGGAACGGCCCTTCTCGAGTCGATCCGGCTCCTGGCGAACGCGGTCCGCGTGCTCGCCGACAAGACGATCGACGGCCTCGAGGCCAACACCGAGCGCGCCGCGGCCTACGCCGGCATGTCGCCCTCGATCGTCACGCCGCTGAACAAGGTCATCGGGTACGAGGCCGCGGCGAAGATCGCCAAGCACGCCGTCGCGAAGGGCATCACGGTCCGCGAGGCCGTCATCGACCTCGGCTACGTCGAGCGGGGCGAGATCACGCTGGAGCAGCTCGACAGCAAGCTCGACCTGCTGTCGATGACGCACGCGGGCTGA
- a CDS encoding carbonic anhydrase, with translation MSETETRMTPEEVWTRMLEGNRRFVAGEPLHPRQDVDRRHELAAGQTPHTALFGCSDSRLSAEIIFDQGLGDLFVIRNAGQVISDSVIGSIEYAVAVLGVPLIIVLGHDACGAVRAAIDSTAPEATPLPPHIWRQVAPIVPAVRRVQAVDGSSAGQVDPDHVGREHLRDTVNELLHSSELVSQAVADGALAIAAVNYRLSEGTAVPDFIVGVAESPAS, from the coding sequence ATGAGCGAGACGGAGACGAGGATGACACCCGAAGAGGTCTGGACCCGGATGCTGGAGGGCAACCGCCGGTTCGTGGCCGGCGAGCCCCTGCACCCCCGCCAGGACGTCGATCGCCGTCACGAGCTGGCCGCCGGCCAGACGCCGCACACCGCGCTGTTCGGCTGCTCCGACTCGCGCCTGTCCGCGGAGATCATCTTCGACCAGGGACTCGGAGACCTCTTCGTCATCCGCAACGCCGGCCAGGTGATCTCCGACTCGGTGATCGGCAGCATCGAGTACGCCGTGGCGGTCCTCGGCGTCCCGCTGATCATCGTCCTCGGCCACGACGCGTGCGGCGCGGTCCGCGCCGCGATCGACAGCACGGCGCCCGAGGCGACGCCGCTGCCCCCGCACATCTGGCGTCAGGTCGCCCCCATCGTCCCCGCGGTGAGGCGCGTGCAGGCCGTCGACGGCAGCAGCGCCGGCCAGGTCGACCCCGACCACGTCGGGCGCGAGCACCTGCGCGACACCGTGAACGAGCTGCTGCACTCCTCCGAGCTCGTCAGCCAGGCGGTGGCCGATGGGGCGCTCGCGATCGCAGCCGTGAACTACCGGCTGTCCGAGGGGACCGCCGTACCCGACTTCATCGTGGGCGTGGCCGAGAGCCCCGCATCCTGA
- a CDS encoding DUF4245 family protein, with the protein MSPRGPRIVAELGRPETPEETAARKAESSRAYRSSQTFRHLIAALLATLAVVAIVIFMVPRGDVVGVSRVDVATEAAAMATAYQRTVIAPAAPAGWLVNSAKMEGDDVSAWTVVYVPDEEAGYLRFAQAFDPDPAWVSRTLSGASSNGSVTIAGIEWTRYEISDAARAGNVSYALATDAGTDEVLLYGTADADTTAVLAAAVADQIRAMRGGDR; encoded by the coding sequence GTGAGCCCCCGCGGGCCGCGGATCGTGGCCGAGCTCGGGCGCCCGGAGACGCCGGAGGAGACGGCGGCCCGCAAGGCCGAGTCCTCGCGCGCGTACCGCTCGAGCCAGACCTTCCGGCATCTCATCGCCGCCCTGCTCGCGACGCTCGCGGTCGTCGCGATCGTGATCTTCATGGTCCCGCGGGGCGATGTCGTCGGAGTCTCCCGGGTCGACGTCGCCACCGAGGCCGCGGCCATGGCGACGGCCTATCAGCGCACGGTCATCGCGCCCGCGGCGCCCGCCGGGTGGCTCGTGAACTCCGCCAAGATGGAGGGCGACGACGTCTCCGCGTGGACGGTCGTGTACGTGCCCGACGAGGAGGCGGGCTACCTGCGGTTCGCGCAGGCGTTCGATCCCGACCCCGCCTGGGTGTCGCGGACACTGTCGGGTGCGAGCTCGAACGGGAGCGTGACGATCGCCGGCATCGAGTGGACCCGCTACGAGATCTCGGACGCCGCGCGCGCGGGCAACGTCTCTTACGCCCTCGCGACCGACGCCGGAACCGACGAGGTGCTGCTCTACGGCACGGCCGACGCGGACACGACCGCGGTGCTCGCGGCGGCCGTCGCCGATCAGATCCGCGCGATGCGAGGAGGAGACCGATGA
- a CDS encoding exodeoxyribonuclease VII small subunit — MDGMSQPADSVADVAGLTFEQARDELVRVVAELEQGAPTLEQSLSLWERGEALAARCEEWLLGAKRRLDEARASAEEQS, encoded by the coding sequence ATGGACGGCATGTCCCAGCCCGCCGACAGCGTCGCCGACGTGGCCGGTCTCACTTTCGAGCAGGCCCGCGACGAGCTCGTCCGCGTCGTCGCCGAGCTCGAGCAGGGCGCTCCGACCCTCGAGCAGTCGCTGTCGCTGTGGGAGCGCGGCGAGGCGCTCGCGGCGCGCTGCGAGGAGTGGCTGCTGGGCGCGAAGCGCCGGCTCGACGAAGCCCGGGCGAGCGCAGAGGAGCAGTCGTGA
- the xseA gene encoding exodeoxyribonuclease VII large subunit, with protein sequence MTGFTPDDGAPSGDAIHPRDSTREAPTSVARFAETIRAFISGWGSVWVEGEIVGWNVRGGNVFGRLKDLTTDASVSFRIWSSTRQRLGMEPAVGDRVVAAVKSDFFVKTGDFSVIVSAMRHLGLGDQLERLERLRAQLIREGLFDAARKKPLPFLPNTIGLITGERSDAERDVHRNAELRWPGVRFRTRHASVQGDRCVPEVIAALEALDADPEVDVIVIARGGGDPQHLLGFSDERLLRAVAAASTPVVSAIGHENDRPLLDEVADLRASTPTDAAKRIVPDVAEQRALVRQLRSRLATRLTTRIGTDIAHLEQIRSRPALRRPEHLLERRAQEIELLAARGRDTVDRTLAEAALRTRELRASLRALSPAATLARGYAIAHLPGGVVLRDAAQAPRGTDLVVTLGRGSVSARSDGEIAEDGDGRVPDAN encoded by the coding sequence GTGACAGGATTCACCCCGGATGACGGAGCCCCGAGCGGCGACGCGATCCACCCGCGCGACTCGACGCGCGAGGCGCCGACCTCCGTCGCCCGCTTCGCCGAGACGATCCGCGCGTTCATCTCGGGGTGGGGCTCGGTGTGGGTCGAAGGCGAGATCGTGGGCTGGAACGTCCGCGGCGGCAACGTCTTCGGTCGCCTGAAAGACCTCACGACCGACGCCAGCGTCTCCTTCCGGATCTGGAGCTCGACGCGCCAGCGACTCGGCATGGAGCCCGCCGTGGGCGACCGCGTCGTCGCGGCGGTCAAGTCGGACTTCTTCGTCAAGACCGGCGACTTCTCGGTCATCGTGTCCGCCATGCGTCACCTCGGTCTCGGCGACCAGCTCGAGCGGTTGGAGCGGTTGCGCGCGCAGCTGATCCGGGAAGGCCTGTTCGACGCGGCCCGCAAGAAGCCGCTCCCCTTCTTGCCGAACACGATCGGCCTCATCACGGGCGAGCGCTCCGACGCCGAACGCGATGTGCACCGCAACGCCGAGCTGCGCTGGCCGGGCGTGCGCTTCCGCACGCGCCACGCATCCGTGCAGGGGGACCGCTGCGTTCCCGAGGTCATCGCGGCGCTCGAGGCACTCGACGCCGATCCGGAGGTGGACGTCATCGTGATCGCCCGCGGCGGCGGGGACCCGCAGCACCTCCTCGGCTTCAGCGACGAGCGCCTTCTCCGCGCGGTGGCGGCTGCGTCGACTCCCGTCGTGAGCGCCATCGGTCACGAGAACGATCGGCCCCTGCTCGACGAGGTCGCCGACCTCCGGGCCTCCACCCCCACGGATGCCGCCAAGCGCATCGTGCCCGACGTCGCCGAGCAGCGCGCGCTCGTGCGTCAGCTGCGCAGCCGGCTCGCGACGCGCCTGACGACGCGGATCGGCACCGACATCGCGCACCTCGAGCAGATCCGGAGCCGCCCGGCGCTGCGCCGACCGGAGCATCTCCTGGAACGCCGGGCCCAGGAGATCGAGCTCCTGGCCGCTCGAGGCCGCGACACCGTGGACCGCACGCTCGCCGAGGCGGCGCTGCGCACCCGAGAGCTGCGCGCGTCGCTGCGTGCGCTCTCCCCCGCGGCCACGCTCGCCCGCGGCTACGCGATCGCCCACCTGCCCGGCGGTGTCGTGCTGCGGGACGCCGCACAGGCACCACGCGGCACCGACCTCGTCGTCACGCTCGGACGCGGGTCGGTCAGCGCCCGTTCGGACGGTGAGATCGCCGAGGACGGGGACGGACGCGTCCCGGACGCGAACTAG
- a CDS encoding 4-hydroxy-3-methylbut-2-enyl diphosphate reductase codes for MPRVPGRRGRLQDIPVDGEKRVLLAAPRGYCAGVDRAVVAVEKALERFGAPVYVRKQIVHNIHVVTELEAQGAIFVDEVDEVPEGAHVVFSAHGVSPAVVSAASDRGLQAIDATCPLVTKVHREAVRFARDDFEILLIGHLGHEEVEGTAGEAPEHVTIVNSPEDADHVQVKDPSKVVWLSQTTLSVDETMETVRRLRERFPELHDPPSDDICYATQNRQVAIKKVAKDADVVIVVGSANSSNSVRLVEVALEHGAKAAYRVDYAHEVQQEWLDGARTVGVTSGASVPEVLVQEVLDDLAGAGYRDVEQVRTAEEDLMFSLPKELRQDAAGRRDGRALGGRGRS; via the coding sequence GTGCCGCGCGTCCCGGGCCGTCGCGGGCGCCTCCAGGATATCCCCGTCGACGGGGAGAAGCGGGTGCTGCTGGCCGCCCCGCGCGGCTACTGCGCCGGCGTCGACCGTGCGGTCGTGGCCGTCGAGAAGGCGCTCGAGCGTTTCGGTGCGCCGGTGTACGTCCGCAAGCAGATCGTCCACAACATCCACGTCGTCACGGAGCTCGAGGCGCAGGGCGCCATCTTCGTGGACGAGGTGGACGAGGTCCCCGAGGGTGCGCACGTGGTCTTCAGTGCGCACGGCGTGTCGCCGGCCGTCGTCTCGGCGGCGTCCGACCGGGGACTGCAGGCGATCGATGCGACCTGCCCGCTCGTGACGAAGGTGCACCGCGAGGCCGTGCGCTTCGCGCGTGACGACTTCGAGATCCTGCTGATCGGTCATCTCGGGCACGAAGAGGTCGAGGGAACGGCCGGCGAGGCGCCGGAGCACGTCACGATCGTCAACTCGCCCGAGGATGCGGACCACGTGCAGGTCAAGGATCCGTCGAAGGTCGTGTGGCTGTCGCAGACGACGCTCTCGGTCGACGAGACCATGGAGACCGTCCGGCGGCTGCGCGAGCGCTTCCCCGAGCTCCACGATCCGCCCTCCGACGACATCTGCTATGCGACCCAGAACCGTCAGGTCGCGATCAAGAAGGTCGCGAAGGACGCCGACGTCGTGATCGTCGTGGGATCGGCGAACTCGTCGAACAGCGTCCGGCTCGTCGAGGTCGCGCTGGAGCACGGCGCCAAGGCCGCCTATCGGGTGGACTACGCGCACGAGGTGCAGCAGGAGTGGCTCGACGGGGCGCGCACGGTCGGCGTCACGAGCGGTGCGTCGGTTCCCGAGGTCCTGGTCCAGGAGGTGCTGGACGACCTGGCCGGCGCCGGCTACCGGGATGTCGAGCAGGTGCGCACCGCGGAGGAGGACCTCATGTTCTCGCTGCCCAAGGAGCTGCGCCAGGACGCCGCGGGCCGCCGCGACGGCCGCGCGCTCGGGGGACGGGGACGGTCATGA